One window from the genome of Nomascus leucogenys isolate Asia chromosome 12, Asia_NLE_v1, whole genome shotgun sequence encodes:
- the KIAA0040 gene encoding uncharacterized protein KIAA0040 homolog, with protein sequence MERISAFFSSIWDIILTKHQEGIYNTICLGVLLGLPLLVIITLLFICCHCCWSPPGKRGQQPEKNKKKKKKKKKDEEDLWISAQPKLLQMEKRPSLPV encoded by the coding sequence ATGGAGAGAATCAGCGCCTTCTTCAGCTCCATCTGGGACATCATCTTGACCAAACACCAAGAAGGCATCTACAACACCATCTGCCTGGGAGTCCTCCTGGGCCTGCCACTCTTGGTGATCATCACACTCCTCTTCATCTGTTGCCATTGCTGCTGGAGCCCACCAGGCAAGAGGGGCCAGCAGCCagagaagaacaagaagaaaaagaagaagaagaagaaggatgaAGAAGACCTCTGGATCTCTGCTCAACCAAAGCTTCTCCAGATGGAGAAGAGACCATCACTGCCTGTTTAG